The following coding sequences lie in one Alicyclobacillus curvatus genomic window:
- a CDS encoding ABC transporter ATP-binding protein gives MNQVMLDKQGTDTTSKTRADTLLAELRHMNKKFSAADGDVWACKDINLQIRQGRSLGLVGESGSGKSTLIRVLQMLIAPTSGDVYLDGVNVTRLSARRLRPHRRIVQFVAQDPYGSLFPNLTVGQNIAEPLDIYRIDERRQNKETAAKLMATVGLPIELYHAFPHEISGGQQQRVAIARALALYPRMLVLDEAVSSLDVSIQAQILNLLQTLKEERQLTYVFVSHNLAVIRLMCEQTAVMYRGQIVEQGETLGLFASPSHPYTRALIGAIPAFTEDGVTPLGGVSKFAKELTKAEEGLTAACPYAARCPFADTKCRQEEPHLREVGPGHEVACHYAESVALTQEA, from the coding sequence ATGAACCAGGTCATGTTGGACAAACAGGGGACCGATACCACCTCTAAAACTCGTGCAGACACATTGCTTGCCGAACTCCGGCACATGAACAAAAAGTTCTCAGCTGCAGACGGGGACGTTTGGGCCTGCAAAGATATCAATTTGCAAATTCGGCAGGGGCGGAGTCTGGGACTGGTCGGAGAAAGTGGAAGCGGAAAATCAACACTCATCCGCGTTCTTCAGATGCTGATTGCACCAACTTCAGGAGATGTGTACCTCGATGGTGTGAATGTCACGCGGCTGTCAGCGCGACGGCTGAGGCCCCATCGACGAATTGTGCAGTTTGTTGCTCAGGACCCGTACGGCTCACTGTTTCCGAACTTGACCGTTGGTCAGAACATTGCCGAACCACTCGACATTTACCGCATCGACGAGCGGCGACAGAACAAGGAGACCGCGGCGAAATTGATGGCAACGGTGGGCCTGCCGATTGAACTGTATCATGCTTTTCCTCACGAAATCAGCGGCGGTCAGCAACAACGCGTAGCGATTGCGAGAGCACTTGCCCTCTACCCCCGGATGTTAGTCCTGGACGAGGCAGTATCCAGCCTTGATGTGTCCATTCAGGCGCAGATTCTGAACCTGCTGCAGACGCTGAAGGAAGAACGGCAGCTCACCTACGTCTTTGTTTCACATAATCTCGCTGTCATTCGACTGATGTGCGAGCAGACTGCGGTGATGTACCGAGGACAGATTGTTGAACAGGGCGAAACGTTGGGATTGTTCGCCTCTCCTTCTCACCCATACACGAGGGCGCTCATCGGAGCCATCCCGGCGTTCACGGAGGACGGAGTAACGCCGCTTGGGGGCGTTTCAAAGTTTGCCAAGGAGCTGACGAAAGCGGAAGAAGGGCTTACTGCCGCTTGCCCGTACGCTGCAAGATGTCCCTTTGCAGATACAAAATGCAGACAGGAAGAGCCGCATCTGAGGGAGGTTGGCCCAGGCCATGAGGTAGCTTGCCACTACGCCGAGAGCGTTGCACTAACCCAAGAGGCGTGA
- a CDS encoding ABC transporter permease — MAIAFLSVSLVTFGLMKAAPGSFLAFNQFVGGVTAASVDLGVTQKLMNELVQQYHLNSPWYVQWWSYVWNFVTTHMGTSFEYPNTPTVSLIRQTFPVSLGLALMAIVVASVLSIVAGVVAAVRENTWVDRSTMLVAICGTAVPAYVVAVFLMLMFGVWLHVLPVLGFKGIQYYVLPVFSLALPMIGSMARYMRNSLIEALHSEYVVTVYAKGGNLARVVFGHGLRNSLLPFVTVIGPQLAGLMMGTVFIEDLFGIPGMAHLFTTAASQRDYPLIMDSTLLYAVVIMGMNLIVDLVYGVLDPRIRKQGYAS; from the coding sequence ATGGCAATTGCGTTTCTCTCGGTCAGTCTCGTGACGTTTGGTTTGATGAAAGCTGCACCAGGCAGCTTTCTCGCCTTCAACCAGTTTGTTGGCGGCGTCACTGCGGCATCGGTTGACCTCGGTGTTACCCAAAAGCTGATGAATGAGCTGGTACAGCAGTACCACTTGAACAGTCCGTGGTACGTCCAGTGGTGGAGTTACGTTTGGAACTTCGTCACGACGCATATGGGAACGTCCTTTGAATACCCAAACACGCCGACCGTCAGTCTGATACGGCAAACCTTTCCGGTATCCCTCGGGTTAGCGCTGATGGCCATTGTCGTGGCGAGCGTCCTGTCCATTGTTGCCGGTGTTGTCGCGGCTGTTCGTGAGAACACATGGGTTGACCGCAGCACCATGCTTGTTGCCATTTGTGGTACGGCTGTACCAGCCTATGTTGTGGCTGTGTTCCTCATGCTGATGTTCGGAGTATGGCTCCATGTGCTTCCCGTACTCGGATTCAAGGGCATTCAGTACTACGTGTTACCAGTATTCTCCCTCGCCTTGCCAATGATTGGGTCGATGGCACGCTACATGCGCAACAGCCTGATTGAAGCGCTCCATTCTGAGTATGTGGTTACCGTCTATGCGAAGGGTGGCAACTTGGCGCGTGTTGTGTTCGGTCATGGGCTGCGTAACTCGCTGTTACCGTTTGTAACGGTCATCGGACCGCAGTTGGCTGGATTGATGATGGGCACGGTCTTTATTGAAGACCTGTTTGGTATCCCTGGAATGGCCCATTTGTTCACGACTGCTGCTTCTCAAAGGGACTACCCGCTCATCATGGACTCAACGCTGTTGTACGCAGTCGTCATCATGGGCATGAACCTGATTGTTGACTTGGTGTATGGCGTTCTGGACCCGCGCATCAGGAAACAGGGTTATGCGAGCTAG
- a CDS encoding ABC transporter ATP-binding protein: protein MNDTVLSVKDLRVQFDTPRGPAHAVSGIHFEVRAGQSIGIVGESGSGKSTTMMAVMRLLPETTSIAGQVEFLGRDILRASKKEMQKIRGREIAMIFQNPSTYMNPTKTIGKQMIEPLLYHHLATPSEARKRAVRLLEDIGISRAESRFDSYPFEFSGGMLQRVMIGMALLTQPKMLIADEPTTALDVTVQAEILTLLRDLQRDTGMSMVLVTHDLAVAAQVCDEIYVMYGGELIEHLPSKMLLKGHQHPYLHGLIQSIPKLTGPIGKLPYIEGQPLGASILRPQGCIFASRCEHKFDKCDTRPTLTKLDAHHEVACWKVNTEVTV, encoded by the coding sequence ATGAACGACACGGTGTTGAGCGTAAAAGACCTGCGCGTGCAATTTGACACGCCGCGTGGGCCGGCGCATGCAGTGAGCGGCATTCACTTTGAAGTCCGTGCCGGACAGTCCATTGGCATTGTCGGAGAGAGTGGGAGTGGTAAGAGCACGACGATGATGGCGGTCATGCGCCTCTTGCCTGAGACAACGAGCATCGCAGGTCAAGTTGAATTCCTTGGCCGCGACATCTTACGGGCTTCAAAGAAGGAAATGCAGAAGATACGTGGACGGGAAATCGCGATGATATTTCAGAATCCATCCACGTATATGAATCCAACCAAAACAATTGGGAAACAAATGATTGAGCCGCTGTTGTATCACCATCTGGCGACACCGTCGGAAGCCCGCAAACGGGCTGTCCGGTTGTTGGAGGACATCGGGATAAGCCGGGCCGAGTCCCGGTTTGACAGTTATCCGTTTGAATTCAGCGGCGGCATGTTGCAGCGTGTCATGATTGGTATGGCCCTCTTGACACAGCCGAAAATGCTGATTGCAGACGAACCTACGACTGCACTTGATGTGACAGTACAGGCGGAGATTCTCACGCTGCTACGTGACCTGCAACGGGATACTGGAATGTCGATGGTTCTTGTCACTCATGACTTGGCGGTCGCTGCACAGGTTTGCGACGAAATTTACGTTATGTACGGTGGTGAACTCATTGAGCATCTACCCTCGAAGATGCTGCTCAAAGGGCATCAACACCCCTACCTGCATGGACTGATTCAGTCCATCCCAAAACTGACGGGGCCGATTGGCAAACTCCCCTATATTGAGGGGCAACCACTTGGTGCCAGCATATTGCGTCCGCAAGGCTGCATCTTTGCCAGTCGCTGCGAGCATAAATTTGACAAGTGCGACACGCGTCCGACTTTGACAAAACTGGATGCGCACCACGAAGTCGCTTGTTGGAAGGTGAACACGGAGGTGACGGTATGA
- a CDS encoding MurR/RpiR family transcriptional regulator, with amino-acid sequence MNQVASTSKSLLRLQSLYKSLSRAEQKVADAVFADVKGSVYSSVTDLSEKADVGETTVIRFCRKLGFRGFQEFKLALAQELTVPSENMHSELSETDDADAICKKMNAYSIRTLEQTVSLLDQRELEKAADALVKANRVFFFGVGSSGITAQDGKYRFMRLGFTADSASDSHVIAMNCSVVGKSDVVVAISSSGSTKDLVDAIRIAKENGAYIICLTNHARSPITSSADAILLGSARESPLQGGAFASKLAQIHLLDIVSTIVAIRMKEHSYPSIERTAKSVLDKLY; translated from the coding sequence GTGAACCAGGTTGCCAGTACGTCCAAGTCACTTTTAAGGTTACAAAGTTTGTACAAATCGTTGTCGAGGGCAGAGCAAAAGGTGGCTGATGCCGTCTTCGCAGACGTCAAGGGCAGTGTCTATTCGTCTGTGACCGATTTGTCGGAGAAGGCGGACGTCGGCGAGACGACGGTGATTCGTTTCTGTCGCAAACTGGGTTTTCGCGGCTTTCAGGAGTTCAAACTGGCTCTGGCGCAAGAGTTGACAGTCCCGAGCGAAAATATGCACAGTGAGCTGTCAGAGACAGACGATGCAGATGCCATTTGCAAGAAGATGAATGCATACAGCATCCGCACGCTTGAGCAAACGGTCAGTTTGCTGGACCAAAGGGAACTCGAGAAGGCTGCAGATGCGTTAGTGAAAGCCAACCGCGTCTTCTTTTTTGGTGTGGGGTCTTCCGGAATCACAGCGCAGGACGGCAAATACCGATTTATGCGTTTGGGGTTCACTGCTGACAGTGCAAGTGATTCCCATGTGATTGCGATGAACTGTTCTGTTGTAGGTAAAAGTGACGTCGTGGTTGCAATCTCCAGTTCAGGCAGTACAAAAGACCTCGTTGATGCGATACGAATTGCGAAGGAGAATGGGGCATACATCATTTGCCTGACAAACCATGCGAGGTCTCCGATTACATCGAGTGCTGATGCAATTTTATTGGGTTCCGCAAGAGAATCACCGCTCCAAGGTGGTGCATTTGCATCAAAATTGGCGCAGATTCATCTGCTGGACATTGTTTCGACCATTGTAGCCATTCGCATGAAGGAGCACTCGTACCCGTCGATTGAGAGGACGGCCAAGAGCGTGCTCGACAAACTGTACTGA
- a CDS encoding serine hydrolase: MQIAPSDSKWQSLIRYVHESRMAQQATATALYVIQGDKTLVDWREGTGEGPNGESPITDQARFNVYSIRKSYLAIAAALAIHEGKLADIDVPVRQYIEGESKYQHVSPTLTIRHLVTHTHGLEFREGNILHTFEPGTDWMYNNIGVELLCRLIWLTTGEHVADYVRNKVLRPLGCIGSDWATKAASNLVWDQYAAGHPPHLELGTPTGEYRNLFVTPAELARFSWLHLRHGTAEERQIVPRAVIDRVTTCASPEGLSVEHPRHGYFWWLNRRPSRTEIGHHVPAGAYQIAGMNGSMCLVIPELDTVVVRMLNKVYAPAGYNRLEDFHTLGNLATACLS, from the coding sequence ATGCAGATTGCACCGTCGGATTCTAAATGGCAGTCACTGATAAGATACGTGCACGAGAGTCGTATGGCGCAGCAGGCGACAGCCACCGCGTTGTATGTAATCCAGGGAGATAAAACCCTCGTTGACTGGCGAGAAGGGACGGGAGAGGGTCCGAATGGGGAGAGCCCGATTACGGACCAAGCGCGCTTCAATGTTTATTCCATTCGTAAGTCGTATCTAGCGATAGCCGCGGCACTAGCCATTCACGAGGGAAAACTGGCAGACATTGATGTACCTGTGCGTCAATATATCGAAGGCGAAAGTAAATATCAGCACGTTTCACCGACCCTGACGATTCGTCATCTGGTGACACACACGCACGGCCTTGAATTCAGAGAAGGAAATATCCTGCACACATTTGAACCAGGAACCGATTGGATGTACAACAACATCGGCGTTGAGTTGCTGTGCCGGCTCATCTGGCTGACAACAGGCGAACACGTGGCTGACTACGTGCGAAACAAGGTTCTGAGACCGCTCGGGTGCATCGGTTCTGACTGGGCAACCAAAGCCGCCAGTAATTTGGTCTGGGACCAATATGCTGCTGGCCACCCTCCTCATCTCGAACTTGGTACACCGACGGGCGAATATCGCAACCTGTTTGTCACACCCGCTGAGTTGGCTCGATTTTCCTGGCTTCATCTCCGGCACGGTACGGCGGAGGAAAGGCAGATTGTCCCTCGTGCGGTGATTGACAGAGTCACGACTTGCGCTTCGCCTGAAGGCCTCTCCGTGGAACATCCACGACACGGCTATTTCTGGTGGTTAAATCGCAGACCGTCGCGCACGGAAATCGGGCACCACGTTCCGGCGGGGGCTTATCAAATTGCGGGCATGAACGGATCGATGTGCTTGGTCATACCAGAACTTGATACTGTCGTGGTCCGGATGTTGAACAAGGTTTATGCCCCTGCAGGCTACAATCGCCTCGAGGATTTCCATACGCTCGGAAACTTGGCGACGGCCTGTTTGTCCTGA
- a CDS encoding Gfo/Idh/MocA family oxidoreductase: MTQGNPIRFGIVGCGVVAPLHADAIRHVPGAELVAVADVDETRAKKFASNWEVPHVYTDYREMLRQDFVDVVCVCTPSGLHGDVVLTAAANQKHVLCEKPLEIRAEKMTEMIDACRTAGVKLGAVYQRRASPLNQRINAVIREGRLGKLVLCDAYLKYHRSQEYYDTAGWRGTWAVDGGGALMNQGVHGVDMIQWLGGGVERVYARTAALVRKIEVEDTAVAVVQFKSGAFGVIEAATSLYPEHRTRFELHGDKGTISFDDSGLIEWNIMHDEQGTPEPDAIELDVRSPGHYVFVRDMAQAVVDNRCPMVPGEEARKAVDIILGIYESARTGREVVLQTK; encoded by the coding sequence ATGACGCAGGGCAACCCTATCAGGTTCGGCATCGTTGGCTGTGGCGTCGTTGCGCCGCTGCACGCAGATGCGATTCGACATGTTCCAGGCGCAGAGCTTGTGGCCGTCGCGGACGTAGACGAAACTCGCGCCAAGAAATTTGCTTCTAATTGGGAGGTTCCGCACGTCTACACGGACTACAGAGAGATGCTGCGTCAGGACTTTGTCGACGTGGTGTGTGTGTGCACACCAAGCGGTCTGCATGGAGACGTTGTACTCACAGCGGCCGCAAATCAAAAACATGTGTTATGTGAGAAGCCGTTAGAGATTCGGGCAGAGAAGATGACGGAGATGATAGATGCGTGTCGTACTGCAGGTGTCAAACTGGGAGCGGTCTACCAACGACGTGCGTCTCCACTGAACCAACGCATCAACGCAGTCATTCGTGAAGGGCGTCTCGGCAAATTGGTGTTATGCGATGCTTATTTGAAATATCACCGTAGTCAGGAATACTACGACACAGCAGGTTGGCGCGGAACATGGGCAGTCGACGGCGGGGGGGCCCTGATGAACCAAGGGGTGCACGGTGTTGACATGATTCAATGGCTTGGTGGCGGGGTTGAACGCGTGTATGCGCGTACGGCAGCCCTTGTACGCAAGATTGAAGTGGAAGACACAGCCGTGGCAGTCGTGCAATTCAAAAGCGGCGCGTTCGGCGTTATTGAGGCGGCAACAAGTCTGTATCCGGAACATCGCACTCGCTTCGAATTGCATGGAGATAAGGGTACAATTTCCTTTGATGATAGTGGTCTCATCGAGTGGAACATCATGCACGATGAGCAGGGGACCCCGGAACCGGATGCAATAGAGCTCGACGTGCGCTCGCCCGGCCACTACGTGTTTGTTCGCGATATGGCACAAGCTGTCGTTGACAATCGGTGTCCGATGGTGCCAGGAGAAGAAGCTCGTAAAGCTGTCGACATCATTCTCGGTATTTATGAATCCGCCAGGACGGGGCGAGAGGTTGTTTTACAAACAAAATAG
- a CDS encoding ROK family protein, with translation MDGSNQNGGELNLVCSIGIDIGGTKIAAGIVQSSGVMLRKEVVPIPTSGQQSIIQQVYDLIQNLRENAKRDSLEPVAGVGIGTAGQVDYGKGVVRSGTVNIPDWNNVPLRSVLSEKIHLPVWVDNDVNVVAIAEKFIGSARGHRDVVCLALGTGVGGGVVADNRVLRGAFGAAAELGHISIDRHGPNCNCGSRGCLEMYASGPGIARMMVEKLRCHPEQELGPVLFEALQRDERMTSRLVFKCYHSGDSVAREVVHELCDALAIGIVSLIHTFNPTIVVLGGGVMEQGEWLKNLVEERVRQLGMRSLVEAVEIAVAAAGPDAGVIGAALQCFMEA, from the coding sequence TTGGACGGTAGCAACCAAAACGGAGGTGAACTCAATTTGGTATGCAGCATCGGAATTGACATCGGAGGAACGAAAATTGCCGCCGGAATCGTGCAATCTTCCGGTGTGATGCTCCGCAAAGAAGTGGTGCCGATTCCAACCTCAGGGCAACAGTCCATTATTCAACAGGTCTATGATCTCATTCAAAACTTGCGCGAGAATGCAAAAAGGGATTCGCTTGAGCCTGTCGCTGGTGTGGGAATCGGTACCGCTGGACAGGTGGATTACGGCAAAGGTGTTGTCCGCTCTGGGACAGTCAACATTCCTGACTGGAACAATGTTCCGCTCCGGTCTGTACTGTCTGAGAAGATTCATCTTCCAGTCTGGGTTGACAATGACGTGAATGTGGTCGCGATAGCCGAGAAGTTTATCGGCAGTGCGAGAGGACACCGCGATGTTGTGTGTCTGGCACTTGGGACGGGGGTCGGAGGCGGCGTAGTGGCTGACAACCGAGTGCTTCGAGGGGCTTTCGGCGCGGCTGCGGAACTCGGGCATATTTCGATTGATCGACACGGTCCCAATTGCAACTGCGGCTCACGTGGGTGTCTGGAAATGTACGCTTCCGGTCCAGGGATTGCTCGAATGATGGTGGAGAAGCTGCGATGTCACCCTGAGCAGGAGTTAGGCCCCGTGCTTTTCGAGGCTCTGCAACGTGACGAACGCATGACCAGCAGACTCGTCTTTAAGTGCTATCACAGCGGCGACAGCGTGGCCCGAGAAGTAGTGCATGAACTTTGTGATGCATTGGCCATTGGCATTGTGAGCCTCATTCATACCTTCAACCCGACTATCGTTGTGCTTGGGGGTGGGGTGATGGAACAGGGAGAATGGCTGAAAAATCTGGTGGAAGAGCGCGTACGTCAGCTAGGGATGCGCTCTCTCGTCGAAGCTGTTGAAATTGCTGTGGCAGCCGCGGGCCCTGATGCGGGGGTGATTGGGGCTGCACTGCAATGTTTTATGGAGGCATGA
- a CDS encoding N-acetylmannosamine-6-phosphate 2-epimerase encodes MAQLLEKLRTGLIVSCQAGDDEPLHGSDIMGRMAVAAKLGGAVGIRANGGSDIQKVKELTGLPVIGIVKREYPNSGVYITPTLKEVEEVVRAGADIIAFDATDRPRPNGQRASDFLVSVKEHFPDVYVMADISTFEEGVRAAKSGADVVATTLSGYTTYSAQLLGPDFELMEQLTKALTVPVIAEGRVHTPEDAVQCFTTGVWAVVVGSAITRPQEITQRFVERVAELFRQQQSLGR; translated from the coding sequence ATGGCTCAATTACTGGAAAAGCTCCGTACGGGTTTGATTGTATCTTGTCAAGCGGGAGATGACGAACCGCTCCATGGCTCGGACATTATGGGGCGTATGGCCGTGGCGGCGAAACTCGGTGGCGCCGTCGGAATTCGAGCCAACGGTGGCAGTGACATTCAGAAGGTCAAAGAACTTACGGGTTTGCCTGTCATCGGCATCGTCAAACGCGAGTATCCGAATAGTGGCGTTTATATCACACCGACTCTGAAAGAAGTCGAGGAAGTCGTACGTGCTGGGGCCGACATTATCGCGTTTGACGCCACAGATAGACCACGTCCGAACGGACAGCGGGCGAGTGATTTCCTTGTGTCCGTCAAAGAGCATTTTCCGGACGTGTATGTCATGGCAGATATCTCGACCTTTGAAGAGGGAGTGCGGGCCGCAAAATCTGGTGCTGATGTCGTCGCGACGACGCTCTCGGGATATACAACTTACAGCGCGCAACTGTTGGGTCCGGACTTTGAACTGATGGAACAGCTCACAAAAGCGCTCACGGTACCGGTGATTGCAGAAGGTCGTGTGCACACACCGGAGGATGCTGTGCAATGTTTTACGACCGGCGTGTGGGCGGTCGTGGTGGGCTCGGCCATCACGCGTCCGCAAGAAATTACGCAGCGTTTCGTAGAGCGTGTCGCAGAACTGTTTCGGCAACAGCAGTCTCTTGGACGGTAG
- a CDS encoding ABC transporter permease — protein sequence MAVGTTDAKESQVTSQLNHQKRSALGLRWRRFRRNRLAVMGIVVVVLLVLAAVFASFVAPYSYSTADFANTYLSPNAQHWLGTDSLGRDVLSRIIWALRNAFAVGFGAEVVELTVGLMIGAIAGYLGGFVDNVLMRVVDIVYAFPSFLFSIVLVVLLGHNLGAILIAVSATSWVGMARIVRSQVMRLRQTGFIESARGMGAGNARIIRRYLLPNSMGPILVAVTFGIPANMMTEAGLSVVGLGIEPPTPDLGQMIMQGQQAMFSYPYLLWAPALIFAITLVCFAFVGDGMRDAFDMKGKR from the coding sequence GTGGCAGTCGGAACAACAGACGCAAAAGAATCCCAAGTGACGAGCCAATTGAACCATCAAAAGCGCTCAGCGCTTGGCTTGCGCTGGCGGCGCTTTCGCAGGAATCGGCTGGCGGTGATGGGGATTGTCGTGGTCGTTTTACTGGTTCTGGCAGCTGTTTTCGCCAGTTTTGTTGCACCGTATTCCTATTCAACGGCCGATTTTGCCAACACATATTTGAGTCCAAACGCACAACATTGGCTCGGTACAGACTCGCTTGGACGCGACGTACTGAGCCGCATCATCTGGGCCTTGCGCAATGCATTTGCTGTCGGATTTGGTGCCGAGGTTGTGGAACTGACCGTCGGGCTGATGATAGGTGCCATCGCAGGCTACCTGGGTGGTTTTGTCGATAATGTCTTGATGCGTGTCGTGGACATTGTTTATGCCTTTCCTAGTTTTCTCTTCAGCATTGTTTTGGTTGTGCTGCTCGGACACAATCTGGGCGCCATTCTGATTGCTGTCTCAGCAACGAGTTGGGTTGGTATGGCACGTATTGTTCGCAGTCAGGTTATGCGACTGCGACAGACGGGATTCATCGAGAGCGCTCGCGGGATGGGGGCAGGCAACGCACGCATCATCAGGCGGTACCTGCTTCCGAACTCCATGGGACCTATACTCGTCGCGGTGACGTTCGGAATTCCTGCCAACATGATGACGGAAGCTGGTCTGAGTGTGGTTGGACTCGGAATTGAGCCGCCCACCCCGGACCTCGGACAGATGATTATGCAAGGGCAGCAAGCCATGTTCTCTTATCCCTACCTTCTGTGGGCGCCTGCTTTGATATTCGCAATCACACTTGTCTGCTTTGCGTTCGTGGGTGATGGGATGCGCGACGCATTTGATATGAAGGGAAAGCGGTAA
- a CDS encoding DUF4855 domain-containing protein → MPDIAIGKPYTLGVQWPDALFASEAAHFPNTGQLTDGNFASLSFSDPGWVGFLRQGGQSIVVNLGSTQRVDRVSLDFLQNMGAGIDFPDSVTYYASNNGKTWYKLGTAVTTQGGGSYTPQTQPYTIETHVHAQYIRAQFTDKVFSFADEFSVFGPGTNTGQVHSPGLVHSLMGSAMSAMMGNDYLYDPTTPGLLTLRQELRTFASPSGPAGPAGPKPDNSLAQLAQLHWALGQANNPGRTGGPITSLPNPGYLTSHDEGTDGIKNMELIYTGAPHITDGYGRYTVSDFLPTIAEESPNGKPLGWMFDGALFGPYGTPTTSAAINSWLSDLFTPNLNLSALNQAVGTLKQKLNHPNYKEKVVITIPGLTADNANFGAIDSSGQNIDLNPNDVGEVQATINKAKVIDWFMNTVLQDWNSAGFSNLQFAGFYWQPEALNAADPLDTTLIQYTASRVHQDGYKFFWIPFYGAWGISDWNRLGFDDVTSQAGVAFNFGINAKARLNSVADMAQFYHTGLEMEQPYNTMSANTNVAQNALNHFYDYFTGGYVYGYEGAVEKTWYLNSKGLDGPYASTNPFYHAQYDSVVQFVNDAWKSTTFY, encoded by the coding sequence TTGCCAGACATCGCAATCGGAAAGCCATACACGCTTGGCGTACAATGGCCAGATGCACTGTTTGCGAGTGAGGCCGCTCATTTTCCCAATACAGGACAATTGACGGATGGGAACTTTGCATCATTAAGTTTCTCCGATCCCGGCTGGGTAGGGTTCTTAAGGCAAGGCGGCCAAAGTATTGTGGTGAATCTCGGTAGCACACAACGAGTGGATAGAGTGTCACTAGATTTTCTTCAGAATATGGGGGCCGGCATCGACTTTCCCGACAGTGTGACTTATTACGCATCAAACAACGGTAAAACGTGGTACAAGCTGGGTACTGCAGTCACGACTCAAGGTGGCGGTAGTTACACGCCACAGACTCAACCGTACACCATCGAAACACATGTTCATGCGCAGTACATACGGGCGCAATTCACAGACAAGGTATTCTCCTTCGCCGACGAGTTCTCTGTCTTTGGGCCAGGAACGAATACAGGACAGGTACACAGCCCCGGCTTAGTTCATTCGTTGATGGGGTCAGCCATGTCCGCCATGATGGGCAACGACTACTTGTATGACCCGACAACCCCGGGCCTGCTGACACTGCGACAAGAACTTCGCACGTTTGCTTCGCCGTCTGGCCCTGCAGGGCCGGCAGGGCCCAAACCCGATAACTCGCTGGCCCAGTTGGCTCAGCTGCACTGGGCTCTGGGACAGGCGAATAATCCCGGGAGAACAGGTGGACCCATCACATCGCTTCCCAACCCGGGTTACCTCACATCCCATGACGAAGGCACCGACGGTATCAAGAATATGGAGCTCATCTACACAGGCGCACCTCACATTACAGACGGGTATGGGAGGTACACGGTGAGTGATTTTCTGCCAACGATTGCAGAGGAAAGTCCAAACGGCAAGCCACTGGGTTGGATGTTCGACGGTGCGCTGTTCGGACCGTACGGAACGCCCACAACCAGTGCTGCTATCAACAGTTGGCTGTCGGATTTGTTTACCCCAAATCTGAATTTGTCAGCGCTCAACCAGGCAGTCGGCACACTGAAACAAAAATTGAACCATCCGAATTACAAGGAAAAAGTCGTTATCACAATTCCAGGACTGACTGCTGACAACGCAAACTTCGGGGCCATTGATTCGTCCGGTCAGAACATAGACCTGAATCCGAACGACGTGGGGGAAGTTCAGGCAACCATCAATAAGGCGAAGGTCATTGACTGGTTTATGAACACAGTACTTCAGGACTGGAACAGCGCAGGTTTTTCGAACTTGCAATTCGCGGGTTTTTACTGGCAACCTGAAGCTCTGAATGCGGCCGATCCGCTTGATACGACGCTGATACAGTACACCGCCAGCCGAGTCCATCAAGACGGCTATAAGTTTTTCTGGATTCCCTTCTACGGAGCCTGGGGCATATCTGATTGGAATCGTCTGGGGTTTGACGACGTCACGAGTCAGGCGGGCGTGGCATTCAACTTTGGCATCAATGCAAAGGCTCGGTTGAATTCAGTGGCTGATATGGCGCAGTTCTATCACACTGGCTTAGAGATGGAACAGCCCTATAACACCATGTCGGCAAACACTAATGTCGCCCAGAATGCATTAAACCACTTCTATGACTATTTCACCGGAGGATACGTGTACGGTTATGAAGGAGCTGTAGAAAAGACCTGGTACCTCAACTCGAAAGGTTTAGATGGCCCGTATGCGAGTACAAATCCGTTCTATCATGCTCAATATGACAGCGTGGTCCAGTTTGTGAATGATGCCTGGAAGAGTACCACATTCTATTGA